From Bacteroidota bacterium, the proteins below share one genomic window:
- a CDS encoding T9SS type A sorting domain-containing protein — MKKILFTLLFLPSILLSGSFPQTSIIKVQAYLKSNSFSTSIWNTGIFNQNVNFENSPSLQWHDNSGKFLGLSAGLCIGAYFNGELRLANATYKGEFSPGYIINSSVPYAKTSESFHLYKVSKGDNASNNPDYMYWYLMTELGAPYNDVNNNGIYDIGIDSPGVKNAAQTIFVCLTDGFLANHSISEGFSGGTAPLFADIHLTAWVYDIPGYEDIQFIKYVVLNKSLVEWKKTYFSMFMNPQIGDSLDDYVGCDTIRRLGYAYNKDNNDGTGQGNSYGAAPPAVGIKLLDQNDGLSMTSFHYVIPEQIEPSPPCEEFPYTPLEAYNLMRGYKKDNTPWLDPTASPPKATKFTFPGDPETGSGWTEYTGVIDNCFGSTSGQVTPNYSNRRTFLMSSGSDSYSVPCPSYIQFQYAQLVARGTDNKNSVTKLKLLADKAQNFYEHGFIIGITPVSTEIPDKFSLFQNYPNPFNPSTKIKFEIAKSDFVNLTVFDLSGKIVEELVNEKLNEGVYEVNFTAKNISSGIYFYRLSTDNFTQTNRMILVK, encoded by the coding sequence ATGAAAAAAATTCTCTTTACCCTTTTATTTTTACCCTCGATTTTACTTTCCGGTAGTTTTCCTCAGACTTCAATTATAAAAGTTCAGGCATATTTAAAATCTAACAGTTTTTCAACTTCAATCTGGAACACAGGAATCTTCAATCAGAATGTTAATTTTGAAAATTCCCCTTCACTTCAGTGGCATGATAATTCTGGAAAATTTTTAGGTCTTTCTGCAGGTTTATGCATCGGAGCTTACTTTAATGGTGAGCTAAGATTGGCAAATGCTACATACAAAGGAGAATTTTCACCTGGTTATATTATTAACAGCTCTGTTCCTTATGCAAAAACATCCGAATCATTTCATTTATATAAAGTTTCCAAAGGAGATAACGCCTCTAATAACCCTGATTATATGTACTGGTATCTAATGACTGAACTTGGAGCTCCTTATAATGATGTGAACAATAACGGAATCTATGATATAGGAATAGATTCACCCGGAGTAAAAAATGCTGCACAAACAATTTTCGTTTGTCTTACCGATGGTTTTTTAGCGAACCACTCAATTTCGGAAGGATTTTCAGGAGGAACTGCGCCTCTGTTTGCCGATATTCATTTAACAGCCTGGGTTTATGATATTCCCGGTTATGAAGATATTCAATTTATAAAATACGTTGTTTTAAATAAGAGTTTAGTTGAATGGAAGAAGACGTATTTTTCAATGTTTATGAATCCGCAGATAGGAGATTCACTTGATGATTACGTCGGATGCGATACAATAAGGAGACTGGGTTACGCATACAATAAAGATAACAATGACGGAACAGGACAGGGAAATAGTTATGGAGCTGCTCCTCCTGCAGTTGGTATAAAGTTATTGGATCAAAATGATGGACTGTCTATGACATCTTTCCATTATGTAATTCCTGAACAAATTGAACCAAGTCCGCCATGTGAAGAATTTCCGTATACACCATTAGAAGCTTATAATTTAATGCGCGGATATAAAAAAGATAATACTCCCTGGCTTGACCCCACAGCATCTCCGCCGAAAGCAACAAAGTTTACTTTTCCCGGCGACCCTGAAACCGGCAGCGGATGGACGGAATATACCGGTGTTATAGACAATTGCTTTGGCTCAACTTCAGGTCAAGTTACGCCTAATTATTCAAACAGACGAACATTTTTAATGAGCTCAGGCTCTGATAGTTATAGTGTACCATGCCCGTCATATATTCAGTTTCAATACGCACAATTAGTAGCACGCGGTACAGATAATAAAAACTCAGTTACAAAGTTAAAACTGCTCGCTGATAAAGCTCAGAATTTTTATGAGCATGGATTTATAATAGGCATTACTCCTGTCTCCACAGAAATCCCTGATAAATTTTCTTTATTCCAAAACTATCCCAATCCCTTTAATCCCTCAACTAAAATCAAATTCGAAATTGCCAAAAGCGATTTTGTGAATTTGACCGTATTCGATTTAAGCGGTAAAATTGTAGAGGAGCTTGTAAATGAAAAATTAAATGAAGGCGTTTACGAAGTGAACTTCACTGCAAAAAATATTTCTTCGGGAATATACTTTTACCGGTTGAGTACAGATAACTTTACACAAACAAACCGGATGATTTTAGTAAAATAG
- a CDS encoding class I fructose-bisphosphate aldolase translates to MINKIKELLGKENEALLTHECKTISKNDIHLPGNDFIDRVWKDSDRSPNVLRNMASIYNTGRLAGTGYVSILPVDQGIEHSAGASFAPNPIYFDPENIIKLAIEGGCNAVASTFGVLGSCARKYAHKIPFIVKINHNEILSYPNKYDQIMYGDIDQAFDMGAAAVGATIYFGSDESTRQIQEVSEAFAYAHELGMVTILWCYLRNSAFNVKGDKDYHVSADLTGQANHLGVTIQADIIKQKLPENNGGYNALKFGKTHKDVYSKLTTDNPIDLTRYQIANCYMGRAGLINSGGASSGESDLAEAVKTAVINKRAGGMGLISGRKAFQRPMKDGAALLNAIQDVYLEKEVTIA, encoded by the coding sequence ATGATTAATAAAATTAAAGAACTTTTGGGCAAAGAAAACGAAGCTCTTTTAACCCATGAATGCAAAACAATTTCAAAGAACGATATTCATTTGCCCGGAAACGATTTTATTGACAGAGTATGGAAAGACAGCGACAGAAGCCCGAATGTATTAAGAAACATGGCATCGATTTATAACACAGGCAGACTTGCAGGCACAGGCTACGTTTCAATTCTTCCTGTTGATCAGGGAATTGAACACTCAGCAGGCGCTTCTTTTGCTCCGAATCCGATTTACTTTGATCCTGAAAATATAATTAAACTTGCCATCGAAGGCGGATGTAACGCAGTTGCATCTACATTCGGAGTGCTTGGCTCATGCGCAAGAAAATATGCACATAAAATTCCTTTCATAGTAAAAATTAATCACAACGAAATTTTAAGTTATCCTAATAAATATGACCAGATAATGTACGGCGATATTGACCAGGCATTTGATATGGGCGCAGCAGCAGTTGGCGCAACAATTTATTTCGGTTCAGATGAATCTACAAGACAGATACAGGAAGTCAGCGAAGCGTTTGCTTATGCACACGAGCTCGGAATGGTAACCATCCTTTGGTGTTACTTAAGAAATTCTGCATTCAATGTTAAAGGCGATAAAGATTATCATGTATCGGCTGATTTAACAGGACAGGCAAATCATTTAGGTGTTACAATTCAGGCAGATATCATTAAACAAAAATTACCTGAGAACAACGGCGGATACAATGCATTGAAATTCGGAAAGACACATAAAGATGTTTATTCAAAGCTGACAACAGATAATCCGATTGACTTAACAAGATACCAAATCGCAAACTGCTACATGGGCAGGGCGGGATTAATTAATTCAGGCGGCGCTTCATCAGGAGAATCTGATTTAGCAGAAGCAGTAAAAACTGCCGTTATCAATAAACGCGCAGGCGGTATGGGACTTATATCCGGAAGAAAAGCATTCCAGCGCCCAATGAAAGATGGTGCTGCATTGCTAAATGCAATTCAGGATGTATATCTTGAAAAAGAAGTAACAATAGCTTAA